gaaCTACATTGGCCTCAAAAAACTGCAATTGGATGAGTAGTGAAACTGACAGTTTTAGTTTCTAGATATCTCTTGAATTTCAATGTGCAGCCAATAATTCATCACAGTAAACAGATTGCGGtcagaaaaaaacatgttaatcCTCATTGTACTGCAGGTAAAtgcatatttaaagggacagttcacccaaaaatgaaaattctttcatcatttactcaccaccatgccattccagatgtgtatgactttattttttctcctggacacaaattaagatttttagatgaatatttcagctctgtaggtccattcaatgcaagtgtaaatgatggccagaactttgaagctccaaaaagcacataaaggcaacataaagtaatccatatgactccaatggtcacatctatgtcttcagaagcaatatgataggtatgggtgaaaaAGTCCTCTCCATActaagtaggtggcgatatgcgagAACTATGCGAATCggcaaaaagaaaagaagaaagtgaatgtagagatttatagtgaaaaaggacttgaatatggatcagtttctcacccatacctaacGTATtaattcaaaagacatggatttaaccagggTGAGAATTACACAATGAACTTCAGGGTGGTCAGAGCGGGTTTGGGGGTGTTGTTGTTGGGGTTTAtgatttaataatacattttatgttaaggTTATATACATTAACACATGCACATGTAACAtgtattacattacaaattagCTTTCACGCAATTGTTCATCTTGGAATTTTTTGGTTTGTGTTGATTTATACAGCACATGCaatattgttcatgttagttcctAATGATGGtgcattacaatttttttttatattaaactctattagtatatgtagaaatgcaCATATACCAAGattaaaaatggtttaaaaatattgttcagtTTTCATGTTAATAAATtgtgtaatgttaatgtatacacaCATGACACAACCTTTTATATTGTGAGTAAAATTAGTTACtcattttaataaaaagtaaatcaaaCAATACTTTCATGGATAGACAACCtaaattaaaattgtatcatGCACTTTCCAAACTACCCCTAAACTAacttttcttcattaaatagTAAAATCTTCCTTCATTGTTCTCTTTCTCTGGTTCATGTTGTCTTCAATGGTGATTGAAAAGTCTGTACAAAAggatggatttatttatttgttgcaatATCACTCCATTTTGCTATAATTTACTATCATTAAAGGGCTTAATTAGACTTGTTCTTGGTTCAAACTGTGCATTTGTGAGCATCAGGttatttgattgacaggtaaaaCGCTAACTTTTATTTAAGCTTTGTTGTTAGATTTgtggttattttttgtaatttcagaaaagaaaaaaaaaagtaaactttATCATTCAACTGAACTGTATTCAATCATTTTAGACACTTACATTCGCTGTGCTCTGTCATGCAAGGAATGAACCCGTATCCTTGAATGAGTCATACAGTACATGTCTGatatggtatgagggtgagaaaatgatgagagaattgtttgggggtgaacgattcctttaaatgtagtctggatcatattttatttttccttgcacagttttgttcatggtttttgaggataAGGTattaatttgtgccaaaatactctTATAAAAGGAGATAGGTTTTTTCTTATTATTGTTTTGCTATCCTAGCTGTACATAGTCAACAACATAAATTAGACCTTCAAACCATTTTTGGATCGAAAGCCAGCAATTGAGAGCCACTGATATCATTTACCTAAAACTATTCTAAACAAAATGTTTCCAATTCTTCCATGATTATTATCCATACAGTTGTATGACCTTATATTAATTGCAGCAACACAGaatatttgtcatttaaaatatatatatagattcacACCAGAAGaccatttaaaatcaattaaGGCAAACAGTGACCAAGAAATGGTGACCTTACAGACCTAAGATAAACATTTTACCCTATAAGTATACAGTATGGAAACTGTAACCTAAAATATTGATGCTGAATTAAAAAGATTCAaggacatgttatttgtcaactacccatgtACAACGCTTCAGCCTGATCGCTCGTGTTCTGCTCTACATGTATGAGTGTTTGGTGTCCTGATGGGTTGTTTAACCTGGTCTGTAGTTAACTATCGTGTTCTCTGGGGTGTTCCTCtgtggtggaggtggaggtgatCCTCACATGTCTCCTAAAGATCCTGTCCAGCAGGCTTCGGCGGGGTGGTTCGGGAGGCTGGTTCCAGTCCAGGTCAGGGGGTCGCGACCCCTGAGGCCCAAATACGTTAAGGTCGCTGAAGCACTCTGTCTCGATCATCTTCAgcagagaggatgagacagaagaagagaaacacacagaacatacaaagacacaagagcaaaagagagagacagacagacaggaaaaaaaaactgattatGAGATGGTCAAAATAATTCTTAGCATCTTGTAATGTTCATTATAACACAGATTTGgacctggatgctgattggtcaatacattATTCAGGCCTTGCTAAACTAccgcaataagccatgagaagtTGTGCATTACAGCGTTTCTTCGGCATGACCTGAAGCAGATTGTCTTATTGCTTTTATTAATCAAaaactttaaatgaatagttaaaTCTTTTCTCCTcattttttattcaattcacaGCCATACTACCTGCACAAAAACTTTGCCACACAGCAATTTAATGGTGACAGCAGGGGTTCTATCACAGCTTTATACCTCGTTCTGCCATGGGATTGAGACACAGCCAGTGGCAAACTTGGAGTAGAAATCATTGTCTGTTTGGTCCAGGTTGACACCCTTAACTGTGGAGAACTGCTCAATGTCCAGAACATCTTTACAGTAGACCGCCCTGGGCTGCAGAGGAGAGAAAAAGAGCAAAATAAAGATAAGTCACAAAGAGTGCATCAGGATAAGAAAATGTAGCATTAAAGATGAACTCTGTACTTTTTTATAATGCTCTGGCTTACATGGaggtacactcactgagcactttattaggaacactatactaatactaGGTGGGGCCTCTCTTTGCtctctcaaaacagcctcaattcttcatggcatggattccaaaagatgttggaaacatttctttgtgattctggtccatgttgacatgactGCATCACAAAATGTCTTCAGATTTGTCAGCTGAtagaagaacagtgaactcattgtcatgttcttgaaaccagtttgagacaacttttgctttgtgatatagtgcattatcatgctggaaataGCCATTagagggatgcacatggtcagctaCAATACTCAAATTGGCTGTGGCGTTCACTTGATAATTGATTGGCATTAACaggcccaaagtgtgccaagaaaaaattcaccacaccattacaccaccaccaccagcctggactgttgacacaaggcagatTGGGTCCATGTATTCATGCTGTTGgcaccaaattctgaccctactatctgtgtgcctcagcagagattcatcagacctggctacgtttttccagtcttcaactgtccagttttggtgagccattgcccactgcagcctcagtttacTTTTCTTGGCTgatagaagtggaacccaacggggtcttctgctgttgtagctcatccgcttcaaggttcgatgtgttgtggattctgagatgctgttctgctcactacagttatacagaggggttatctgagttactgtagcctttctgtcagctcaaaccagtctggccattctccattgacctctctcaacaacaaggcgtttgtgtctgcagaactgctgctcactggaattgtttttttcattatcgcatgaataagtaggtgtacaggtgttcctaataaagtgttcagtgagtgtatacggACAACTAGTGGTGTAGATGTAGCATTATGAAAAATCAAGTTTTTGGTTACATATGTCCTCGCAGAAATACTATTCGCAGTCAGCTATGATTAATTCATTCTAGCACAAGTGAACGATAACAGCTACTGGGATAAAAAGAGCagaattcagctggtcatgtcaacatggcagcctccatgaggCATCATATTCCATATTAAAATCTTTTATACGTTTTCTGATAGGACTAGAGACTTTATAACAAGTGAGTTTACAAGAGTTTAAATGGGCAGTTGTATCcatagatgcaagttaagactttgttacgcaaagcagaagccatacatcaacactgtccagaagcgctgctgacttctctgggcttggtctcatcttagatggaaagtagaaaagTGGAACTTTTGGTCTGAAAAAAAGTGTTCTCCGTGCCAAAggggaaaaggaccatccaagctgttaatagcatcaggtccaaaagccagtgtctcaatgggccaggggtgtgtcagtgcccatggcatgggtaactcacaaatttgtgagggcaccattaatgcagacatatatgtacacattttgcagCAACATAtattgccatccagcaccgtcatTTCCAGGGACGtctctgcattttccagcaggacaactttcAATCCACAATACTGCCCCAGATTTAAAGTGGATAGCTGTGTAAGtagagagtgcaggtgctagacTGGCCAGCCtacagtcctgacctgtctccaattgagaatgtgtggcatatTATGAAGAAcactgtaacgcagttcaatggaaaggaggcggcgagaaccggcttgatgacataaataatattttaatgattaacttaaacaaaagacaaacacacacacatgacggacatgcccgtaaactatctgtctctcccgcaccatcctccgcagtcggcctttatcctgctcggaggcttgattagcctgataagggaccgggtgtgtatgatcacgacccagccccgccctccgccctgccacaaacaccaTACGGCAACAAAgtccccatacaattgtgcagctgaagacctgcgtAAATGGATGTTTGggtgaaaattccactttctaaacttaacaaacttgcgtcttcagtgcccaaatgcttaataagtgttattagaagaaatggtgatgtttcacagtggtaaacgcTCGACTATACCAACTTTTGTGGAGCATGTTGcgatcatctgatttgaaattactgtacatttaaaataaataaacaatgaaattcacaaggtaaaacatcatataatgtgaagTTGTagttagcaaagggtgaatataatttacaaatcactcttttttttgtttttatttgcatttttcatatatatatatatatatatatgagtactatatttatacaaattactactaaatcacattgattttctgtgcaacaatggtgaattatcagtatcccgtatgcgtgtacacatacatattatacatgctatttgttactcaaggtggtgctgttctttcagtgattgacttgggTGTCCTATTGAAATCCTGTTAGTTGTGCATCTTTTTACAGTAGACTCAATATGTGCATGAGAAAATACATTTGTAGCTCATATGCAGTTTATGTGTtaagtgtagctcaatatgtgtttgacagccagttgtgtctcatgaactttcagtgtgaaagtaatgattcctgttctagatttgttctgatttgttgcatcatgtatttgatatatatatggaaaataaaacataaaaataaatcagaatatattctattgcattatttcctaattgctttgaaagtgctttgaaaatgttacactatctgggaattttgtagatccatttgggATAGATATACTGTACGTGCTGGCCTCTAAAGACCagagtatgtaataatgtttgatcAAATATAGATGCATTTAATggttaatcattatatattgaattattgttaatttgggggctttctcatcaaatatttatctatgcgattaattgcgattaataatTGGCATGTCatgtcattataaaaaaaaatataatccaTTGACAGCTACTAGTTTAAACATACTTGTCAAAAgcactattcatttctttaaaacGTTTTAAATTAGGAAAACCTACTGCGTGCACCTTCAAACTCCAACTCAACAAAATTCCAAGGAACTCACATCAGGCACAAAGGAAGGGTCCAGAATGCCGGCCTCTAATCTCTTGAAGTTGATGTTCTTGAAGAAGGGGTGGGCTTTGACTCCGGCACCTCCTTCTGCGTGGCAGCCAAGCCTCTGCTTGGGATCTTTGGCTAACAGCTGTGGGACAGGAAACAGAGAACAGCCAGCCAAATGTTACGAACACAGGTTGAACCATTTTTAAGAGAGGAATGTAACCTATTAAACCTCAGCCAAGGTTAGTCAATGGCTTTGAAATATGTAGAAAAAAGGTTGTGTGTCAAATGAAGACATTTAAATGGGACAAACGTCCTAAAACTAGGATTGGCAATCACAAACCACACATCACAAAACTGTACACTGGGGCCGAGTTGGGGTGGGAACATTCGTGAGTTTTGTGAAAGGATTATCATGGATGCCATTCAAATGATGCGACACTGAACCTTTCATTAATGACAGTTAAATGTATAGTTAAAAACATAATTccttcaccctcatgttgatacaaacccttatgactttcttttttcagtgcaGCACAAGGAGACGGAAGGCAGAACGTTCGACTTGGTCTTTTTTTAACATTCAATGATGGTAAATGGAAACTGGGCCTGACAAGCTCAACAAATGACATCATAACATCAACATAAAGAAcctaaagtagtccatatgactcaagcaTTGTATGTGTGTTGTAAATACGCAACCGtttatgagatttgagagctgtggTGGAGGGAACGTTTTTCAGATTTggtctgttactcacacaaagctttatatggcttcagaagacttcatATACACCGCGTGAGTTGTTTTATGGTActtcaatgttgttgttttgttttttgtcatttctgaAGCTAGAAAAGATTTGTGAAAAATATAGAGTTCATAGTATAAATTATAAGGTTATAAACATAAGAGGTCTTTTTCAGTAAtactaaatattataataatcttAACTTTTTCCCATTAGTAAGAAATGAAGAAGAAAACAGTAGTGAAGAAGATTATTTTTTCTTAAGAATGTGTCATGAATCTGGCCCACAGCCCCTTTCTGATTCATTCTGCAAAACGTCTCCTTAAGTTCCACGGAAGGAAGAAaaacatatgggtttgaaacattaggatgagtaaatgactgaattttcattttcaggtgaactatccatCATCAGCTCTTTTCCCAGAAGAAAACATGCACTACCAGCCAAATGTACAGAAGTGACCCAACTTTTCCAGCTTTGTGCACTCAATCAGTGAGAGACTAAATCAGCCTCTATTGAGTGTTTGAATGAAGAGATAATGTAGCTTTGGATACAAGCTCTCGGTTGTGCTCTACTGCGTCATCTTGGATGCTGACCAGCATAGATACTGTCtgcattgtgtgtttgtgtgtggcctCACCATCCTGCAGATGGCTTTGGTGTCTTCTGAAAACTTGTCGCTGtactcttcttcttcctcctgcACTCTCTTCTCCACCTCCTCCCTCTTCACTCGCTCTTTGCGAGCACGGAAAGGCGATCGCCCAGCGGTCATTTCGTAGATCAGACAACCCAGCCCCCACCAGTCCGGACTCATGCTATACCGCTCGTTATTGATTACCTCTGGAGCTGTACATCAATACAGATTGAGTTTATCAATCAATGAACAACATTTTAACGTTTGATATCCCCATCAATTGATATCTAATAAACAtcttataaaataaatacttcaacaacattttcttgtaaaattattatccaagccatttttttaaattaacattatctcattaataaatggaatgtttgtgcttttacaaatatgtttgtcacactgcaggactatCTAAAAAGAACTAGTCAAGGCAAAAAACTAAGGACCTAGGATATACACTTCCCCTTATACAGAACATACAGTGGGGTTCACAAAcctcagtccacattgaaaacctGGGACTCAGGTTAACCTGGCTAACTCTGTATAAAATTAtgaaattcattttcatttaaaaaattgaaCTTTCCATTCAAATTACTATGCTGAATTtgtaatgaagaaataaaaaaacaattaaataaggAAAATGCCAAATGAATTTTGAACCCCATAGATGAATAAAAACAAGTTCATGGACATGTCATATGTTAACTATCCATTTACAAATCAATACAGTTATAGATCATTACCCATGTAACCCACTGTCCCCACCCGGCCCCGGATCTGCTCTCCATTAGGCACTTTAATGGCCAGTCCCAGGTCTGAGATCCGGATATGACCTACagacagagagaaggagagaTGAACAAACCAGACACAATATCCAAGTCAAAACCAATGCAATGGTTTTTATTAAGattatttgaaagttaaaatgtgattagaCTTACCGTTGTCATCTAGGAGTATATTCTCTGGTTTTAAATCCCTGGaaagaacaaataaatgtaaagctGAAAGCATTACTCAAGAGGACCGTTTCAGGATCAATTTGTGAAGTTGGATGCATTTGAGAGTGGTCTAGAACCAGACTTCAGTTCTTGCACACCTGTAGACGATAGACTCTCTATGCAGATGTTCTAGACCACAGCAGATCCCAGCGGCGTAGAACTGCACACGGTCCTTCTCAAAGCCTGGAGTTCCCATGTTATAGATGTGAAATTTCAGATCTCCACCATTCATTATGGTCAGCACCAGACACAGGGCATCTTTGGTTTCATAGGCATATGCTAAACTCACCTGAGAAcagcaaaaaattacaaaaaatataagaaTGTGTAGAATAAAAATGCAAATCATTTAAGTTTTTAACCTATAACCTAATTGtagccttacatctccttttgtgttccaaaataCAAGGAAATTCAAacgggttttgaacaacatgagggtgagtgatgaTGTCAGAATTTTAACTTTTAGGCAccctatccctttaagttaaacAATTGTATTCTAATAATTCTttaatatactgcatatatattaaaaCACCAATTCAGATCACAAACTCTATAAAAAGCCAAaagaatttcaaatgtttttacactCCTGGTACAAAACTGAGCCCCCCCCCTCCAGCCAGGCTTCAGACAGATGTAATAAGTTATGTATAAAGTGctgaaatcagagaccctttaTTCAAcaaaatctgatcacaagtggtcactggAGATGTATGCTAATTCCAGGAGAAAATGACAATCTGTCTcagctgaccacttgtgatcagatcccCGGATGGACGATGGATGtttataccaggtgtaaacagagcCAGAGTGTAGGGGGAACCTAAGAAAAGGATAGATCAAAAGAGTAATAAAGTGGAAGAAATGGATATATGAACAGATTCCACTTACCACAAACCTGCTGTTGACCTTCTCAAGAATCTGTTTCTCATTGAGAGCCATTGCCTCTCCCTTTCTTTTCTTTATCCTTTTCTTCTCCAGCTTTTTACAGGCATACATTTTACCTGTGGCTCTCACTTGGCAtgcacacacctggacacagatgGACAGGTATtatcaccacaaacacacacactggaagTTTGATACAGCCAAACATAACCTCATACACCGTATAGTACTGTATAGAATCAACCGTGAGATTAGTAGTCTCCTGTGTGATTCACTTGAGGAACGCTATTTTGTGATGCCCATGAGTAGCCAATTTGTCTAATGTTTGTGTGTGCTATATATTTGTGTGCATATTAAAGTATTGCataattagcttagcaacatgctaacatcacacTCTAGTGAAATCAACTGTGAGCGTTCGCAGAGTCTCTGGTGCGATTCACGTGAGGAATGCTTAATGTTTTTATGTCCAAAGTAATTTTGTCTAAACTTTGTGTGTTCCATGTATTATTTGTGCATGGTAGAGTATTagatcattagcttagcaacatgcttacACCAGACTCTAGTGAAATAAACTGTGACCCTCTTATTTGATTCACTTGAGGAATGCTATTTGTGTGATACCCACCAGTAGCCATTTTGTCCAATCTTTGTGTGCATATTAGAGTATTGTGTAATTAGCTTAGCAACAAGCTAATATCACATTCTAGTGAAATCAATGTGTGAGTCACATGAGGAATGCTTCATGTGTGGTGTCCATGAGTAACAATTTTGTCCCATATTTGTGTGCTTTACACTTTGCAAATTGTTACATAATAataagcttagcaacatgctaatatcaGACTGTACTGGAATCGACTGTGAATCTTTTTACTGTATCACGTGAGGAACGCTAATTTGTGATGCCCATGAGTAGCCATTTTGTCCAATATTTGGGtatgaaatgtatttgtgcattttaGAGTACCGTGTCATtagtttagcaacatgctaaaatcacACTCTAGGGGAATCAACTGTGAATGTAAGCCAAGTGTCTTGTGCGATAAAAAAGAACGCAAAATTTTGAGATGCCCATAGCCATTTTGTCCAATATCTGTATGTGCTATGTTTTGTTTGTGCATATTAGAGTATTgcgtcattagcttagcaacaaaATAACACAAGACTCTAGAGGAATCAACCGTGAACTCTCTTGTACGATTCAAATGAGGAACGCGTTTTTTCGAGATGCCCACAAGTAGCTATTTTGTCCAACATTTGGGTGTGCTAATATGCTTTGTGCATATTAGAGTATTGTgtcattagcttagcaaaatgctaaCATAAAACTAGTGGAATCAACTGTGAATCTCTTGCACAATTTACGTGAGGAACGCTAATTGAATAATACCCATGAGAAACAATTGCTGCCTATGTATAGTGTTTTAAGTCAGTCACTATTTCACTAAGTCACTTATGAGGATGCTTAGAAGTTAGTTGACTATGTAGACAGTAGGCAGCTTAGTAGGTTTTGCAACAGAGCAATTGAGTCTCTTATGCAGATCCAAAAagatctctcacacacactttgcCGATTTTTCTCACCTCCCCAAAGCCTCCTTTCCCCAGAACTCTATACTGGCGAAATGTGTCTTTTGTGATGggctgtctgaaaaaaaaaaaaggaccacAACATCTGAcatcaaaccagcacaaacaggAAACACAGCTGAATTTTCACATAAAGATCCATTCTATAAAACTAGGTGGAGAACAATGtacataatatttacaataatatagtCAATAGGAAACACATTTTCTACCTCATTGTCAAACAAAGTCTTCATGGAATTGTGTTGGGAAAAGGGGGAAAGATCATTTGTTAAGTATTTTTCTATGGACCACTAAAGCAAAGTTGCTTATGAGTTGTTTCTGACTGGTTGCTTTCATGTGTAAACAATTACACTAACAAATAATTTAACTGGATTCACGTCAGAACCACTTTTACGGCTGACTGTGATTAAGCCAGATGAAACAAAAGCAGGAATTCTGGTTTAGCCCGAGCTAAGAACTTCCTTCAGTAGGCCTATAACAAAGAATATAGCTGTGCACACAAGGTTGATGCATTACAAATAATCGAGTGTTCGCAAGAAATCGGGTATATCAATGAAATGAGAAAATATGAAACTAATGTAGTCATTGCAATGACGACAGTTTGCCATTTGACCAGGAATCAGAGGTTTAGGGAACAATATGCCTTTGTTGTGGATATAAAACTAGCTTCCTCTATGGCTTGtaatacatttagaaataaatTGACATTTGATTTCGTAGTCTAAAAGGGTAAGGGATAGAGAAAAGGATGAGGAAGAAAGACAAACTTTACCAACCTTTCTAGCATCTTCCATTGGAGGAAGCGGTCAAAATACATGCTATTCTGATAGTCAACGAAGGGTGCACCACTCAAGTAGTCATGAAGAGCTCTGTGTGTTTGCAAACaacaaaatttttacatttttatatatatatcttataaaGGTTTATAAGTGTCTGAGCCGTGTGCTCGCATTTAGCACAGATGTGCATAATCAGCCAAACTTCCTATTTCAACAGGAAATACA
This sequence is a window from Xyrauchen texanus isolate HMW12.3.18 chromosome 37, RBS_HiC_50CHRs, whole genome shotgun sequence. Protein-coding genes within it:
- the grk5l gene encoding G protein-coupled receptor kinase 5 isoform X1 — translated: MELENIVANTVLLKAREGGGGKRKGRSKKWREILRFPHISQCTELSKTIERDYFSLCEKQPIGSLLFRLYCETRPELQRCIQLLDAMEDYEVMPDEKRKSRGDEIVKKFLTKQSPECVDVAEGLAESCRENLELSPCKEIFSDCRKALHDYLSGAPFVDYQNSMYFDRFLQWKMLERQPITKDTFRQYRVLGKGGFGEVCACQVRATGKMYACKKLEKKRIKKRKGEAMALNEKQILEKVNSRFVVSLAYAYETKDALCLVLTIMNGGDLKFHIYNMGTPGFEKDRVQFYAAGICCGLEHLHRESIVYRDLKPENILLDDNGHIRISDLGLAIKVPNGEQIRGRVGTVGYMAPEVINNERYSMSPDWWGLGCLIYEMTAGRSPFRARKERVKREEVEKRVQEEEEEYSDKFSEDTKAICRMLLAKDPKQRLGCHAEGGAGVKAHPFFKNINFKRLEAGILDPSFVPDPRAVYCKDVLDIEQFSTVKGVNLDQTDNDFYSKFATGCVSIPWQNEMIETECFSDLNVFGPQGSRPPDLDWNQPPEPPRRSLLDRIFRRHVRITSTSTTEEHPREHDS
- the grk5l gene encoding G protein-coupled receptor kinase 5 isoform X2, with the translated sequence MELENIVANTVLLKAREGGGGKRKGRSKKWREILRFPHISQCTELSKTIERDYFSLCEKQPIGSLLFRLYCETRPELQRCIQLLDAMEDYEVMPDEKRKSRGDEIVKKFLTKQSPECVDVAEGLAESCRENLELSPCKEIFSDCRKALHDYLSGAPFVDYQNSMYFDRFLQWKMLERQPITKDTFRQYRVLGKGGFGEVCACQVRATGKMYACKKLEKKRIKKRKGEAMALNEKQILEKVNSRFVVSLAYAYETKDALCLVLTIMNGGDLKFHIYNMGTPGFEKDRVQFYAAGICCGLEHLHRESIVYRDLKPENILLDDNGHIRISDLGLAIKVPNGEQIRGRVGTVGYMAPEVINNERYSMSPDWWGLGCLIYEMTAGRSPFRARKERVKREEVEKRVQEEEEEYSDKFSEDTKAICRMLLAKDPKQRLGCHAEGGAGVKAHPFFKNINFKRLEAGILDPSFVPDPRAVYCKDVLDIEQFSTVKGVNLDQTDNDFYSKFATGCVSIPWQNEMIETECFSDLNVFGPQGSRPPDLDWNQPPEPPRRSLLDRIFRRHHPEVTIAHSQVSSSSINSVDSMSNSAP